The genomic window GCATGGGTGGGCGGCGAGCCCGACCAGGTGGCGGTGCGCCGAAGCGACGCGCAGACCCTGGGCGAGAACGAACCGGTCCCGGTACGGGCCGACGACGCGCTGCTACGGGCGGCAGCCGTCACCGCCGCCGACGTACTGATCGTTCCTCCTTCCGATGGGGACGGGCCGGAGGACCTCCAGACAGGCGGTCGCGGCGCACTGCTGCGCTGGACGTACGAGCCGACCGCCGTCTGACGACGGTGTACGGAAAAAGAGGAAGGTGTAGGACATGGAGCGAGGCAGCAATCCCGTCAGTCCCCGTAAGGACGACGAGATGAAGCACGAAATGGAAGGTCATCTGGGGTCCGGCAGGCCCACTCACGTGGAGGAGGCGTACGAGCCCGAGCCGCCGGCGGACGACGACGTCCGTGTGGACCCAGGCGGACCGGTGCCGCCGCCCGGTGAGGAACGTGAGCAGGCTCAGGCGGACACGGCAGCGGAAGCCTTGCGTGGCGAACTGGCCCGCCGCCTTGAGCGAGCGGCTTTCCCGGCCGACCGGCAGACCGTGCTGGACGTCCTGGAAGCGCACCACGCACCGGAGGCGGCGCCTGGATGCCGTGCGACGGCTGCCGGACGGCGGTGAGTACGCCAACGTGACCGAGATCGTCGAGGCGATCGATCACAGGGACAACGGGTGAGGTCTCCGGAACACGGGCCGGGATCCGCTCGGCCATCGGAGTGAATTGGCGGACCATCGTGAGGTCGTCGGTGCGCGGGTGGCAGATATCCGTGCTGGGCGCCGAGCCGGTGGAGCGCTGGACAGAGCCGGTCGACCTGCGACCTCAGAACGACAAGGAGTGGACAACCCATGGCACACGGCGGAAGCGTCATCCAGGAACTGACCACGGACCACCGCGAGGTGGACGACCTCTTCGCGCAGATCGAAGCGCTGCCCGGAGCCGACCCCCAGCGACGTGAGCTGGCGGACCGGCTCACCATGGAGCTGATCCGGCACTCGGTGGCGGAGGAGGAGTACCTGTACCCGACGGTGCGCCGGTACGTCGACGGGGGAGACGACCTCGCCGACAAGGAGATCGCAGACCACGGCGAAGTCGAGCGCATGCTCAAGGAGCTCGAAGACTGCCAACCCGGGGACGGGCGTTTCGACACGCTGATCCTGCGGCTGAAGAATTCCGTCACGGCGCATGTCAGCGACGAGGAGAATCGGCTCTTCCCGTTGCTGGCCGACGTCTGCTCCGCCGATGCCCTGGAGGAGCTCGGCGAGAAGGTCCGCTCGGCCAAGCAGCACGCTCCCACCCGCCCGCACCCGTCCGCGCCGGACACCCCGCCCGCGAACAAACTCCTCGCGCCCGGAACCGGCATGGTCGACCGCCTGCGCGACATGCTCACCGGGCGCGGAAAGCAGGACTGACAGGACCGGCAGGACCGGCAGGACTGACGCACTGACAGGGCTGAAGCGGCTCGTCCACCCCGGTGCGGCTTGA from Streptomyces sp. DSM 40750 includes these protein-coding regions:
- a CDS encoding DUF2795 domain-containing protein; this encodes MERGSNPVSPRKDDEMKHEMEGHLGSGRPTHVEEAYEPEPPADDDVRVDPGGPVPPPGEEREQAQADTAAEALRGELARRLERAAFPADRQTVLDVLEAHHAPEAAPGCRATAAGRR
- a CDS encoding hemerythrin domain-containing protein, whose product is MAHGGSVIQELTTDHREVDDLFAQIEALPGADPQRRELADRLTMELIRHSVAEEEYLYPTVRRYVDGGDDLADKEIADHGEVERMLKELEDCQPGDGRFDTLILRLKNSVTAHVSDEENRLFPLLADVCSADALEELGEKVRSAKQHAPTRPHPSAPDTPPANKLLAPGTGMVDRLRDMLTGRGKQD